GAATGCCGGCAATCTCGGGGCGACGATTTTGGCTGATTTTCAGGTCAAACCGACGGCGTTGGTTGGGGCGGCCAAGATTGATCTGGAGGCGTTCAGCGGTGATTCCGTGACTCAGGTGGGCGATGCGTTGGGGAACGATCTGGAACTGTCGCCCGCGCCAACGAACGATAACGGCGATCCCAATGATGGCGTGATTACCATCAGCGAAGCCCCCCGCAGTGCGACGCTGGCGATTGACCGGACTTTCGCCGGGAATCCGGGGCAATCGCTGACGGTGCCGGTGAATCTTCGCATCAATTCGCCCGGTGGTGAGGATGTGGCAACCGCCGATCTCGCACTCAGTTTTGATGCCAGTCGGCTTCAGGCGACTGCCATTCGCATCGGCACGGCGATTCCAGGATTCACCGTCATCCCCGCGATCGACAACACCAACGGCACGATTCGTGCCAGTGCGATTCCGACCAACGGTGTGCCGCTGCGCATCGATCCTAATCTGACGAAATCGCTGTTTGAGATTGATTTTGCGATTCGGAGCAATGCGGTGGCGGGGGTGGTGGTTCTGGATCTCGAATCAAAACTGGTCAATACGCCGACGCAGATTACGACTGCAACCCAGGTGATTCCGTGGAATCCGGCGATCACCGACGCGGCGACCGATGCGGGCGATGGTCGCTTGACGGTGACGGCGGGGCCGAGCATTGTGCGGATTGTCCCGGTGACACCCGATCCGCGAAATGTCGCTGTCACCAGCATCGATGTCGAGCTGGATCAAGCGGCGACAATCACGACTTTTACCGCCGCTGATCTTGGATTGAAGCGTGGATCCACGGCGGTGGATCTGAGCGGGGTCACGGTCACGCTCGTTAGCGGCACGACTTACCGGATCAACGGGTTGCAGTCGATCACGGCGAGCGAGGGGATTTACACGCTGACCGTGAATATGGCGGCGGTCGAGAATGGCGCTGGCCAATTGGGGGTTGGCAGCGCGACGGAAATCTGGGAGATGGACGTGACAGGTCCGACGGTGGTGAGCGTCGGTCCGGTGAGTCCGAATCCGCGAAATGTGTCGGTGTCGAGCATCCGCGTGGTGACGAGCGAGGGGTTGCAGTCGGGAAGTCTGACGCTGTCCGATTTCACGCTGACACGCGATGGCCAAGTCGTGTCAATGTCGGGAGCAAGTCTGTCAACGGTCAATGCGACGACCTACGATCTGCTGGGGCTGGGTAGTTTGACCAGTGAATCGGGATTGTATCGGCTGGAACTTCCGGGCATCGAGATTGTCGATGTGTCGGGGAATATGGGGAGCGGTGTCGGCTCGACGGAATGGACGATGGACGTGGTGGGTCCGACAATCGTGAGCATTAGCGAAGTGACGCCTGACCCGCGCAATAGCGGTGTATCGAGCGTGGATGTGACGCTGAGCGAAGCGATTGTGGGGAGCAGTTTCACGGTTGCGGATGTGGTGGTTCGTCGGGATGGGACGGGTTTGGATCTGTCTGGGGTGAGTGTGACGCACGTGTCGCCGACGCTGGTTCGCATCGGCGGATTGGCGGCAATCACCGCCAGCGAAGGCGACTACACGCTGGAAGTCTCGGCGGTGGGGATCACCGATCTGCTGGGCAACGCGGGCACCGGGCAGAAAGCCGAGACGTGGCGCGTCGATCGCACCGCCCCGCAGGTTGTCTCGGTCGGCCCCGTCACGCCCGATCCGCGCAATACGCCGGTGGGCACGATTCGTATCGGTTTTTCCGAAGCGATCGACCTCGGTTCGTTGTCGCTGGCGGATCTGGAATTGGCTCGCAATGACGTCCCAATTGCGTGGGGCGCGGCGAGTCTGACTACCATCGATGCCAAGACGGTGGAGCTGACGGGGTTGGCCGCGCTGACGGCGAACGACGGGGATTATCGGCTTCGCGTTCGGATGGACGACATCCGCGATTTGGCCGGAAATGCCGGTTCCGGGCCGGTGGATGAATCGTGGCGGATGGATGCGACTGGCCCGAATCTCGTGGCGATTGTGCCGGTGTCGCCGGATCCACGAAACACAGCGGTCGATTCGATTGACATCGATTGGAATGAGCCAATTCAGTTGAGCAGTCTGACGGCGGCGGATTTGAGTCTCAAGCGGAATGGCGTCTCGGTGTCGCTCCCAACCCTCTCCGTGACAACGGTTTCGGGCAATCGCGTTCGCGTGAGCGGCTTGTCCAGTGTTACCGCTGCTGAGGGGACTTACACGCTGAGCGTTGCTGGTGTCGGGGTGTTGGACGCACTCGGGAATCTTGGCACTGGCAGCGCGACGGAAATCTGGGAGATGGACGTGACAGGTCCGACGGTGGTGAGCGTCGGTCCGGTGAGTCCGAATCCGCGAAATGTGTCGGTGTCGAGCATCCGCGTGGTGACGAGCGAGGGGTTGCAGTCGGGAAGTCTGACGCTGTCCGATTTCACGCTGACACGCGATGGCCAAGTCGTGTCGATGTCGGGAGCAAGTCTGTCAACGGTCAATGCGACGACCTACGATCTGCTGGGGCTGGGTAGTTTGACCAGCGAATCGGGATTGTATCGGCTGGAACTTCCGGGGATCGGAATTGTCGATGTGTCGGGGAATGTGGGTAGCGGCGTCGGCTCGACGGAATGGACGATGGACGTGGTGGGTCCGACAATCGTGAGCATTAGCGAAGTGACGCCTGACCCGCGTAATAGCGGTGTATCGAGCGTGGATGTGACGCTGAGCGAAGCGATTGTGGGGAGCAGTTTCACGGTTGCGGATGTGGTGGTACGTCGGGATGGGACGGGTTTGGATCTCTCTGGGGTGAGTGTGACGCACGTGTCGCCGACGCTGGTTCGCATCAGCGGATTGGCGACAATCACCGCCAGCGGCGGGGCGTATTCGCTGCAAATTCAGGCCAGCGGCATCACCGATTTGGCGGGAAATGCAGGGACGGGGACGGCGATCGAAAGCTGGACCACCGACACGCAGGGGCCGAGCATCACAACGCTCGAGACCGTTACGCCCGACCCGCGCAATAGTCCCGTCTCGCAATTGGAATGGGAGTGGAGCGAGGCGATTCTGCCGGCGTCGCTGACGGTGGCGGATCTGAGTTTGACTCGCGATGGCGTGGGAATTTCGCTGGCGGGGGCGAATCTGGTGCCAGTGTCCGCGACGCGGTTTCGGATTGAGAATCTCGCCGGACTCACCGCGTCGAGCGGCACCTACACGCTGACCGTGACCGCGTCGGGGGTGCAAGACCTTGTCGGCAACGCGGGGATTGGCAGTCGCAGCGAAACCTGGGTGATGGATGCGACTGCGCCGACGGTGGTGCAGTTTGGCCCGGTGTCGCCCGATCCGCGAAATACGGCGGTGAGTTCGATCGATGTCGAATTCTCGGAGCCGATCGATTTGACTTCGTTTCAATCGTCGGCGGTCACGCTGTTGCGAAATGGGAACGCGATTGCAACCACGGCGGTCAGTTTGCAGTCGCTGGGCGGTGCGCGGTATCGAATCACGGGACTGGCTGCCTTGACGCAAACCGATGGCACCTATGCGATTACGTTGGGATTGGCCGGGATTCGAGACTCGATTGGCAATCTCGCGTCGGGGAGTGTCAGCGAGAGTTGGATCATGGATTCGGTCACTCCGGTGATCCTGTCGATTGGCGCGGTGACGCCCAACCCGCGTGCCTCGGCGGTGGCGAGTTTGGATGTGACGTTCAGTCGTGCGATTGTTGCATCGAGTTTCACGCTGGCAAATCTGCAACTCACGCGGGATAACCAGCCGATTTCGCTGTCGGGTGTGACCATTCAGGCCATCAGCGGCACGGTGTTTCGCATCCAAGGTTTGTCACCGCTCACCCAGGCAACCGGTGCGTATCGCCTGACCGTGACCGGAGCGGGGATCGTGGATGCAGTCGGGAATGCGGCGACGAATTCGCTGAGTCGAGATTGGCAGACCGACGCCGATCGACCGACGTTGGTGCAATGGCTGCCGATTGTGCCGAACCCGCGAAATCAACCGCTTCAATCCGTGGAGTTGGAGTGGAATGAGCCGATTGCGCTGCCGAGTGTCGCGGCATTCCAGTTGCAGCGGAATGGGGTGACGGTGCCGCTGATCGGGGTGACGGTGGAGGCGGTGAACGCGACTCGCCTGCGGTTGCTTGGGCTGGAGGCGTTGACGCAAACCACGGGTGACTATCGATTGCGTCTCGACTTGGCGAGTATCTCGGATTTGGTCGGGAACGTCGGCATCGGAACCTCGGAAATCACGTGGACAATGGACGTGACTGCGCCGAGCGTGCAGTCGTTTGGGCCGGTGTCGCCCGATCCGCGGAACACGGCCGTTGATCGGGTCATCGTCCAGTTCAATGAGCCGATTTTGGCGAGCAGTTTCACGCTGGCGGATGTCTCGCTCGAACGCGATGGCGTGGTGCAATCCAACGCGGGAATCATCCTCGTGGCCGAGTCCGCGACACGATATCGCATCGATGGGCTGACGACTCGCACCAACCTCAGCGGCACCTATAGCCTGCGAATCGATGCCACGGGGATCACCGATCTGGCCGGAAATCCGGGGCAGGGAAGTGCCGTCGAAAGCTGGACGCTCGACGCGACTCCGCCGACGCTGGAGAGCCTGACGGTTGCGCCGATTCCGACGCCTGGATTTCCGACATCGGAAATCACCATTGCGAGGGTGACATTCAGCGAACCCATCCAAACAGCGAGTTTCTCGTTGGATCAGGTGCGACTCTTCCGAGATGGGCAGCCGGTTGCGTTGACAGGGGTGATCACTCGCCCGTTGGGGGATTTCAGCTTCGAAATCGACGGTCTCGGCCCGATCACGCGCACGCAGGGACTGTACGAACTGCGCGTCTTGGGCAATGTCCGCGACACGGTGGGCAATCTTGGCAGCGGCCAACTGACGCAAACCGTCTTCATCGATGAAGCGCCACGGGTGCTAAGCGTCGATCCGATCACGCAATCACCGACACGGGGCGAGTTTGCGGAATTTCGCGTGCGATTCAGCGAGCCGATGCTGAATGTGACCGCGCAGTCGTTTTTTGCCACGCGAATCGATGGAATTTTCTTCCAAGGCACGCCGCCGATCGTGGTCGATGTGGTGCCAACGGAGCTTCCAACGGAATATCGGGTGCGCGTGCAATTTCTCGAACCAACCAACGCGGTGGTGGTGGTCGATGTGACGCCGAGCTTCGGATCAATCCCGACCGACCTGGCCGGAAATCCGCTGCAAACGACATTTCTGGGCAGCCAGGGCGTCCAATTCGATCGACTTCGACCCGAAGGGCGAATCGACCGCATTCCCGGTTCGGTCGATCCGATTGTTGCATCGACGGAGCGCTTCCAAGTCCGCTTCACCGAGCCTGTGACGGGGGTCGGCGTCGAGGATTTCCTCATCAGCGGCTTGCCGGGAGCGCAAATTCTGGCCGTGGAAGGCAGTGGGTTGAGCTACATTCTGACGGTTGGAAATTTCCCCAGTAGCGGCGGGTTGATGCAGGTAGAATTGCGCCCCGATGGCGCATTCGACGATGCGGGCAATCCAAATCTCGTCGCGTTGGGCGGATTCGTCGTCGCGACGGTGGCACCGGGGACATCGCCGCCCCCGACGACACGCCCGCAGGGGTACGCCGTCGGCCAAGGCGAAGGGGGATTGCCGCGGGCGATGCTGTTCGGGCCGGATGGCAGCACCCGCTTGGACCTGGTGCCGTTCGATCCGGCATTTCGTGGCGGGGTGCGGGTCGCATCTGGCGATTTCAACGGCGATTCCGTCGATGATCTCGTCGTGGGCACTGGGCCGGGAACCGCGACACTGGTGCGAATTTACGATGGCAAAACCGGGGCGATTCTCTTCGAGTTGGCCCCATTCGAAGCCGCCTTCACCGGCGGGATTTTCGTGGCGGCGGGCGATCTGACCGGCGATGGACTGGCCGATTTGGTCATCAGCCCGGACGAAGGCGGTGGCCCCCGCTGCCGCATTTTCAGCGGCGCGGGATTTTCGCAACTCGCCGATTTCTTCGGGATCGAAGATCCATCATTCCGTGGCGGGGTGCGGCCGTCGCTGGGCGATGTCAACGGCGATGGGGCGGCGGATCTCGTCATCTCGGCGGGATTTGGCGGCGGGCCGCGGGTTGCACTCTTCGACGGGAAATCGCTGCAAAAAATTGTCCCCGATTTCTTCCTATTCGAGCCCGCGCTACGAAATGGTGCCTATGTCGCCGCTGGGGACTTGGATGCGGATGGCTTTGCCGACCTGATCGGCGGTGGTGGGCCGGGTGGCGGGCCGCGAATTTACGCGCTCTCCGGCCGCGATCTTGCCGCTGGGAATCCAAACGCGGGGCAGCGTGCGAATTTCTTCGGTGGCGACATCAACAATCGTGGGGGGGCTCGGGTTGGTGCCCGCGATGTGAACGGGGACGGTCACGCCGAAATTCTCGTGGGAACGGGTGTCAATGCCGGCT
This DNA window, taken from Tuwongella immobilis, encodes the following:
- a CDS encoding Ig-like domain-containing protein, with protein sequence MANNRSLLRLESLEDRTTPAKIQLSIPKTLTALQGETVTVPLNLAVQDGNTNIAGGLYVMTWDPERFTVSNVRLGPATPTTSGFTLSGNPENAQGRLVVSFFTQNPNGYPVNAGNLGATILADFQVKPTALVGAAKIDLEAFSGDSVTQVGDALGNDLELSPAPTNDNGDPNDGVITISEAPRSATLAIDRTFAGNPGQSLTVPVNLRINSPGGEDVATADLALSFDASRLQATAIRIGTAIPGFTVIPAIDNTNGTIRASAIPTNGVPLRIDPNLTKSLFEIDFAIRSNAVAGVVVLDLESKLVNTPTQITTATQVIPWNPAITDAATDAGDGRLTVTAGPSIVRIVPVTPDPRNVAVTSIDVELDQAATITTFTAADLGLKRGSTAVDLSGVTVTLVSGTTYRINGLQSITASEGIYTLTVNMAAVENGAGQLGVGSATEIWEMDVTGPTVVSVGPVSPNPRNVSVSSIRVVTSEGLQSGSLTLSDFTLTRDGQVVSMSGASLSTVNATTYDLLGLGSLTSESGLYRLELPGIEIVDVSGNMGSGVGSTEWTMDVVGPTIVSISEVTPDPRNSGVSSVDVTLSEAIVGSSFTVADVVVRRDGTGLDLSGVSVTHVSPTLVRIGGLAAITASEGDYTLEVSAVGITDLLGNAGTGQKAETWRVDRTAPQVVSVGPVTPDPRNTPVGTIRIGFSEAIDLGSLSLADLELARNDVPIAWGAASLTTIDAKTVELTGLAALTANDGDYRLRVRMDDIRDLAGNAGSGPVDESWRMDATGPNLVAIVPVSPDPRNTAVDSIDIDWNEPIQLSSLTAADLSLKRNGVSVSLPTLSVTTVSGNRVRVSGLSSVTAAEGTYTLSVAGVGVLDALGNLGTGSATEIWEMDVTGPTVVSVGPVSPNPRNVSVSSIRVVTSEGLQSGSLTLSDFTLTRDGQVVSMSGASLSTVNATTYDLLGLGSLTSESGLYRLELPGIGIVDVSGNVGSGVGSTEWTMDVVGPTIVSISEVTPDPRNSGVSSVDVTLSEAIVGSSFTVADVVVRRDGTGLDLSGVSVTHVSPTLVRISGLATITASGGAYSLQIQASGITDLAGNAGTGTAIESWTTDTQGPSITTLETVTPDPRNSPVSQLEWEWSEAILPASLTVADLSLTRDGVGISLAGANLVPVSATRFRIENLAGLTASSGTYTLTVTASGVQDLVGNAGIGSRSETWVMDATAPTVVQFGPVSPDPRNTAVSSIDVEFSEPIDLTSFQSSAVTLLRNGNAIATTAVSLQSLGGARYRITGLAALTQTDGTYAITLGLAGIRDSIGNLASGSVSESWIMDSVTPVILSIGAVTPNPRASAVASLDVTFSRAIVASSFTLANLQLTRDNQPISLSGVTIQAISGTVFRIQGLSPLTQATGAYRLTVTGAGIVDAVGNAATNSLSRDWQTDADRPTLVQWLPIVPNPRNQPLQSVELEWNEPIALPSVAAFQLQRNGVTVPLIGVTVEAVNATRLRLLGLEALTQTTGDYRLRLDLASISDLVGNVGIGTSEITWTMDVTAPSVQSFGPVSPDPRNTAVDRVIVQFNEPILASSFTLADVSLERDGVVQSNAGIILVAESATRYRIDGLTTRTNLSGTYSLRIDATGITDLAGNPGQGSAVESWTLDATPPTLESLTVAPIPTPGFPTSEITIARVTFSEPIQTASFSLDQVRLFRDGQPVALTGVITRPLGDFSFEIDGLGPITRTQGLYELRVLGNVRDTVGNLGSGQLTQTVFIDEAPRVLSVDPITQSPTRGEFAEFRVRFSEPMLNVTAQSFFATRIDGIFFQGTPPIVVDVVPTELPTEYRVRVQFLEPTNAVVVVDVTPSFGSIPTDLAGNPLQTTFLGSQGVQFDRLRPEGRIDRIPGSVDPIVASTERFQVRFTEPVTGVGVEDFLISGLPGAQILAVEGSGLSYILTVGNFPSSGGLMQVELRPDGAFDDAGNPNLVALGGFVVATVAPGTSPPPTTRPQGYAVGQGEGGLPRAMLFGPDGSTRLDLVPFDPAFRGGVRVASGDFNGDSVDDLVVGTGPGTATLVRIYDGKTGAILFELAPFEAAFTGGIFVAAGDLTGDGLADLVISPDEGGGPRCRIFSGAGFSQLADFFGIEDPSFRGGVRPSLGDVNGDGAADLVISAGFGGGPRVALFDGKSLQKIVPDFFLFEPALRNGAYVAAGDLDADGFADLIGGGGPGGGPRIYALSGRDLAAGNPNAGQRANFFGGDINNRGGARVGARDVNGDGHAEILVGTGVNAGSRITIYDGRQTPADGTPGTLRDTVLFENAPGGIFVG